The DNA segment aataagGTGACACTTTAGTTTATGTACAGAATACGTGTATGCATTATTTATATAGTATATTTTGAATGGAAACAAGACATGTGATTTTAGTTGATGTTTAGTTTGAAGATCACGTCACTTTTTTCTCGTTGCTTTTGTCCGTGATCAGAAATTTTATGGAAACtcatttgtttgattcatttcattgtAAATATGAGTTTGATAAGTTTGATGCAACAGTAAAAATTTGATGCTGCTAATTTCCAGAGTCGGAGCCAAAAGACAGAAACCTGTTTGTTAGAGTGTCtatatttgtaatatatatattttataatcaagaaaacaaattattcttgtatttttcttaGAACTGTTAttttcaataataaaatataaattttgtGTTTAACATgagttttgaaatgtgaaaacaagtcgactgatgatgatgatgatgagtaaCTGTCTTTGATGATCACTTATTTCAATAGTTACAGAAAACTAAACCTTAAAACTTGAAGCCAAACTTTGCAGCTGCTTTCGTAACTGGAGGCGTCCTCAGGAGAGCTCACACCCTCGCCACtcgcacactcataaataacGTGTTTCATTCAGATCCAGGAATAAATCAAGGGAAATGTTGTGAAACGCTCGATTTCAAAATGTTAATGATGGTTACaaaaaaagaattcctggatctgcctcctggTCCTGATTtaacgggttcttccctgaaccacAAAACATCCTTTCACTGAGTTTTGTGACAATTTGTCCAAAGGTTTCATTGTAATGTTgttgacaaacagacaaataaacgcAGACATAGACATAAAACATCTAAAatagtttgtgtctctcttgAAATAACCTGAAGGACTAGGAATGCTGCAAAAGGTATTttcaatataatatttaatagcAGGGTGCGGGGGTGttgtttttccattgttttaGTGTCTGTGACGACAGGAGTATTTACAGTCATATAAAAGTGTGGATTTGAtccaaagtaaaaacacaaggtTCGGTTTCTGCATCACAACCGACAGCTGGATTCTCTCCGTGCCGCTGAAAGAGTCAAGTCGTGCTCTGCAGCATGTCAGGCCCCACGGCCCCTTATGCAACAGCCCAGTGGAATGTGGGAGTCCAGTCCGAAGACAGATAAACAGGCCCGGGGCCAAGTTGAAGCAGTTCAACCCCGGAGGCTGGAGCGAGGCCCCGGGTCCGGGCTGACGAGTGATGGTTTACTCACTCGTCCtgggagagaaacaaagacgGAGAATTCAgcctctctctgtttatctgaGGCATCACTGACATTTAGATGTTGAAGCACAGAAGTGACTGTGGACGAGCTTCAGTTAATGATCAAACATCTGGACGgctgaaatgtctttttaagaccataatgaattcAATTTAAGACATTTGTCAAGCACGATAGATAAGGAGGAAAATCtgagtcccagaattacttgGTTATTAATTACAAGTATAGATcatctctacacacacacaaacaaacgtattatatatatttatggttCTGGACTCACCCACTCATCCTCCCCCgctccctctccgtctccagacgtgtttgtgttgcctgTTTCTGATTTGTTGGCCATAATCTTGTCCGTCCACGAAGCTCCAGCATTTTCATCCCCGGCAAAGTTGCACTTGGTCACTGTGCCTCCGTCCACTTTGGCTAAAGAGACTTGAGGCACAAACAGAATCCTCTTTAAATCGCAGGTCGACAGGAAACAGCGGCGCACTCTTCTCTGTTTATGGTTAAAGTGATGTGAGGCTGTCGTGGACATGTTCTACGTCCCGGTCACTCACATATGAAAGGACCGTTTCCTCTGGTCTTCAGTCGGACGTCCTGTCCTGTTTCCAGCTCGGTTTTGTCCATCTCCGTCTCCGGGTACCAGAAGGCCCAGGTGCCGCTGGGCCGGTGCTTGTTGGTTATTTTCATCAGCTCGTCTTTGTCCACCATCGTGGACAGCTGCTCGTGGGACAGAATGTCCGTCTCGCCTTTCGCTTCCACTTCTGTGTGGACACAAGATGAGCATCTGAATCATCAtaagccacaaacacacactgagaaaaacTACGTTAAAAGAACTAAAGGGATCAGATATCAGAAATAATTGTAATAGATACAGACGTAGAATTATtgcagaaaaatgtccagatcTACATCATGAGTTTGAGGCTTCACTCTCATCTCTccgtgatttaaaaacaaactggaaacCCCACGAGgactcatgaggt comes from the Hippoglossus stenolepis isolate QCI-W04-F060 chromosome 5, HSTE1.2, whole genome shotgun sequence genome and includes:
- the arpin gene encoding arpin; this translates as MSRIYHDTSLQNKPVHNETFDRVWSPSAYESGAGVLLEGKLLDVSRHAISDVKNQKVRFYVLYVKPSRIHQRRFDATGNEIEPNFSDTKKVNTGFLMSSYKVEAKGETDILSHEQLSTMVDKDELMKITNKHRPSGTWAFWYPETEMDKTELETGQDVRLKTRGNGPFIFSLAKVDGGTVTKCNFAGDENAGASWTDKIMANKSETGNTNTSGDGEGAGEDEWDE